The following DNA comes from Spirulina major PCC 6313.
ACTGTGGTGGAAACGCCGCAGTTCTATCGTAAGTCTGAAAAGCGGTTAAACAGAGCCAATCGGCAGAAGTCCAGAAAGTACCGCAAGGGGGCAAAACCACAGTCAAGGAACTATCACAAGGCCAGGAACCGGTACGCCCGGAAGCATTTAAGGGTAAGTAGGCAACGTAATGAGTGGGCGAAGAGCATCGCCTACTGCGTCATCCAATCTAACGATTTGGTTGCTTATGTTGGCGAAGCCTGCACGAAGTGCATAGATTTAAATATAAAAGGGTTGGTTCGCAATCGGCATCTGGCTAAGTCGATTAGTGATGCGGGATGGTCAACGTTTCGCCGTTGGTTGGAGTATTTTGGTAGGAAATATGGGAAGGCAACGGTGGCCGTTCCTCCCCACTATACGAGCCAGGATTGCTCAAACTGCGGCAAGCGGGTACATAAGGCACTCTCAGTCAGAACCCATCACTGTCCGCATTGCGGCTATGAGGCTGACCGAGATGTGAATGCTGCCATCAACATCCTGCGCCTTGGACTCACTACCGTGGGGCACACGGGAAGTTATACGCTTGGGGAGATTGGGCCTCTGGCTGAGTTGGAGCAATCCTGCTGAGTTAAGTCCGGTCGATGAACCCAGAATCCCCGTCGCTTCAGCGCGGGGAGTGTCAAACTGCTAAAGGTGCAAATTATCACAGACCTATGGCAACGCGATCGCACAGTGTCGGAATCATCGGCGGGGGTCAATTGGCCTGGATGCTCGCCCTCGAAGCCCAGCCCCTGGGGTTAGACTTGATTGTCCAAACCCCCAGCCCGGATGATCCGGCCGTGGGGACGGTGAGCGATGCGATTTTCGCGGCTATTGATGACGCGGCCGCAACGGAACTGTTGAGCGATCGCACCACCGTAATCACCTTTGAAAATGAATTTATCGACCTCGACGCGCTGCAACCGTTGAGCGATCGCGGTGTTTGTTTTCGCCCCGGTTTGCACGCCCTGCGCCCCTTGGTAGATAAATACGACCAACGCCAAACTTTTCATGATCTTGGCCTCCCTACGCCGCGCTTCAGTTTACCCAGCACCATCGAGCAAATCACCGCTGACTATGGCTTCCCCCTCGTCCTCAAAGCCCGCCGTTACGGATACGATGGGCGCGGCACATTCATCGTCAAAACCGCCGCCGAACTCGCCAAACTCTGGCAGGGCTGGAATCATACGGATTTGCTGATCGAGGCGTTTGTGCCCTTTGAGCGAGAATTGGCGGTGATGGCGGCGCGGAGTGTGACCGGGGAAGTGCAGGTTTATCCAGTGGTGGAAACGCAGCAGGTGGATCAAGTCTGTCGGCGGGTTTTCGCCCCGGCCCCCATTGATTTCACGATTCAAACCCAAGTGGAACAGATCGCCACGACCCTGTTAACGGCCCTCGATGTGGTGGGGATTTTCGGGATTGAATTGTTCCTCACCGACGACGGGCAAGTGTTAGTTAATGAAATCGCGCCCCGCACCCATAATTCTGGGCATTACACCCTCAATGCTTGTGATGTATCGCAATTTTCGATGCAGTTGCGGGCGGTGACGGGGCAGGCCTTGCCGTCGCCGCGCTGGACTTGTGCCGGGGCGGTGATGGTGAATTTATTGGGGTTTGAAACGTCGCGATCGCCGTATCAAGCCCAGCGAGACGCGATCGCACAAATTCCCGGCGCGTCGGTGTGGTGGTATGGTAAACCCGAATCCCGACCGGGACGAAAACTAGGCCATGTGACGGTCTGTTTAACGGCGGAGACCTTGGATCAAGGCGAGGCGATCGCGACTCAGATCGAACACCTCTGGCAGGGAACGCCGTGAAGATTATCCTCATCCCCAGCCCTGCTCCTACGGGAAGACGGGAGTCAGCAAAGCCCTCTCCCACGGGAGAGGGCTGAGTGAGGGCATGAACCAGCATGAACCCCCACACGATCAAAATCGGTCGCCATCTCACCCTGACGGAATTCTGCACCTGCACCCAGACCTACCGCGCCCACGCCAACCACATCAACCCCTATCCCGCCAATCCCGACGCATCGATCGCCGCCCTCCAAGCCTTGGGAGAAACCCTCATCGACCCGATCATCGACCACTACGGCCGGGATCGGTTTCAACTCACCTATGGATTTTGTTCAACCGATTTAAGGAAATTCCTCCACCGCACCAACCCGCAAACAGGTCTTAAAAATGGCCGCATTGATCCCAGCCGCGATCAACACATGGCCCACGAACGGAATCAGCGGGGGCGGTATTGGTGCGATCGCCTCGGAGCGGCCTGTGATTTTCGGATTCTCGATGTAGCGAGCGATCGCGTCATTGATTGGATACTCGCCGCGCAACTCCCCTTTGATTCCCTCTATTTTTATGGATGCGATCGTCCCCTCCACCTCAGCCACGGCCCCCAACAAAAACGCGCCATCTGGGCCTTCACCCCCCAAAACACACCCACCCGCAAGAACCTAGACCCCTGGCTCCGTCTCGCCCGCGAGATCCCTTAAAACCCGCTATCGTCCAATCACCCAATGGCTCTTAACAGTTATCCTATTCTGAGATCATACTTAGCCTGATTAATGCTCTTTTCCTTACTTACGAAAATAGTGCGGGAGTCTGAAAGCCCCGTCAATTGATTGCGGGGATGAAAGACGACACGAGCGACTTGAGTCGCCCTCCTTGGGCCAGTCGTGTTAGGCTAATTATCTTGAATTTCAAACGTCCAAGAACGATCACAAGGCTAAAAACCGACAGGCCTGGAAGCAGTTAAGGGTAAGCAGGCAGCGGAATGAGTGGGCGGATTGCCGACTGCGTCATCCAATCTAACGATTTGGTCGCCCAGGAAGACTTGAATGTGAACGGGTTGGTCTGCGATCGGCATCGGGCTGAGTCGATAGTGAAGCGGGTTTGTATCCTGCGCCTTGGACTAACTACCGTGGGGCACAGGGGAAGTTATCCGCTTGGGGAGATTAGACCTCTGGCTGGGTTGGAGCAATCCGGCTCGGTTAAGTCCGGTGGATGAACCCAGAATCCCCATCGCTGTCTTCGCGGGAAGTGTCAATTCTTGACAAGATCTTCAAATAATCTGACATATTTTTCAGCTTGTAAATGGAGACTAAATTTTTGAATCGCTTTGA
Coding sequences within:
- a CDS encoding 5-(carboxyamino)imidazole ribonucleotide synthase, which codes for MATRSHSVGIIGGGQLAWMLALEAQPLGLDLIVQTPSPDDPAVGTVSDAIFAAIDDAAATELLSDRTTVITFENEFIDLDALQPLSDRGVCFRPGLHALRPLVDKYDQRQTFHDLGLPTPRFSLPSTIEQITADYGFPLVLKARRYGYDGRGTFIVKTAAELAKLWQGWNHTDLLIEAFVPFERELAVMAARSVTGEVQVYPVVETQQVDQVCRRVFAPAPIDFTIQTQVEQIATTLLTALDVVGIFGIELFLTDDGQVLVNEIAPRTHNSGHYTLNACDVSQFSMQLRAVTGQALPSPRWTCAGAVMVNLLGFETSRSPYQAQRDAIAQIPGASVWWYGKPESRPGRKLGHVTVCLTAETLDQGEAIATQIEHLWQGTP